From Streptomyces sp. 6-11-2, one genomic window encodes:
- a CDS encoding MFS transporter: MTTETNRSASAPSPPMPTGGSPAAPHRLILPTVLAGVFITTLDFFIVNVAIPSLQTDLNASASAIEWVVAGFGLAYGVGLITGGRLGDLYGRRKMFLLGLGLFTIASLLCGVAQSGGFLVSSRVLQGLAAAMLAPQVLALLGTIFTGAARLKVFAGYGLAMGLAAVFGQLIGGLLIEADIAGWGWRSCFLVNLPICLLIMGVTLKVVPESRAEGRPKLDFLGVVMITLALVALVLPLIEGREDGWPLWTWLSFGAFVVLMAAFVAVEQSIAAKDGSPLVNIAMFRDRAFVVGLACQLVFWMGQASFFLVLALYMQAGRGLSALEAGLLFAAIGAGYMYTSMNATKFATKLGRQVLAVGALLMVVGLVVLGVTAAQLGSDGHTAWLIPGLVIDGAGMGLAVAPLASTVLARVNPQYAGSASGVLTTGLQIGNSIGVAVIGVIFYNALGEQPDSSAFAHAFDMGIVFLVAVAAALALLVQALPRTNAGK, encoded by the coding sequence ATGACCACCGAGACCAACCGCAGCGCCTCCGCGCCGTCACCGCCCATGCCGACGGGCGGGAGCCCGGCCGCGCCGCATCGGCTGATCCTGCCGACCGTGCTGGCCGGCGTCTTCATCACCACCCTCGACTTCTTTATCGTCAACGTCGCCATTCCCTCTTTGCAGACCGACCTGAACGCGAGCGCCTCCGCCATCGAATGGGTGGTCGCCGGGTTCGGTCTGGCCTACGGCGTGGGGCTGATCACCGGCGGACGGTTGGGCGACCTGTACGGGCGCCGCAAGATGTTCCTGCTGGGCCTGGGTCTGTTCACCATCGCCTCGCTGCTGTGCGGCGTCGCCCAGTCGGGCGGCTTCCTGGTCTCCTCCCGAGTGCTCCAAGGACTTGCCGCGGCGATGCTCGCGCCCCAGGTGCTGGCCCTTCTGGGCACGATCTTCACGGGGGCCGCGCGCCTGAAGGTGTTCGCGGGCTACGGTCTGGCCATGGGGCTCGCAGCCGTGTTCGGCCAGCTCATCGGCGGTCTGCTGATCGAGGCCGACATCGCCGGCTGGGGCTGGCGCTCCTGCTTCCTGGTGAACCTGCCGATCTGCCTGCTCATCATGGGCGTGACCCTGAAGGTGGTACCCGAGTCACGCGCCGAGGGCCGACCGAAGCTGGACTTCCTCGGCGTCGTCATGATCACCCTCGCGCTGGTCGCCCTGGTGCTCCCGCTGATCGAAGGCCGCGAGGACGGCTGGCCGTTGTGGACCTGGTTGTCCTTCGGCGCGTTCGTCGTGCTGATGGCGGCGTTCGTGGCCGTCGAGCAGTCCATCGCCGCGAAGGACGGCTCGCCGCTGGTGAACATCGCCATGTTCCGCGACCGCGCCTTCGTCGTCGGACTCGCCTGCCAGCTGGTCTTCTGGATGGGCCAGGCGTCGTTCTTCCTGGTGCTCGCCCTGTACATGCAGGCCGGCCGCGGCCTGAGCGCCCTGGAGGCGGGCCTGCTCTTCGCCGCCATCGGCGCCGGCTACATGTACACCTCGATGAACGCCACCAAGTTCGCCACCAAGCTCGGCCGTCAGGTGCTTGCCGTCGGCGCGCTGCTGATGGTCGTGGGCCTGGTCGTCCTCGGCGTCACCGCCGCACAGCTGGGCTCGGACGGTCACACCGCGTGGCTCATCCCCGGTCTGGTGATCGACGGCGCCGGCATGGGCCTGGCGGTCGCCCCGCTCGCCTCCACGGTGCTCGCCCGGGTCAACCCGCAGTACGCGGGCTCGGCCTCCGGCGTACTCACCACCGGCCTGCAGATCGGCAACTCGATCGGTGTCGCGGTGATCGGCGTGATCTTCTACAACGCGCTCGGCGAGCAGCCCGACTCCTCGGCCTTCGCCCACGCCTTCGACATGGGCATCGTCTTCCTCGTCGCCGTCGCCGCCGCCCTGGCCCTGCTGGTCCAGGCACTGCCCCGCACGAACGCCGGCAAGTGA
- a CDS encoding aldehyde dehydrogenase, giving the protein MKPGKKFHSYGLFIAGKDIEGDGWVYTVSAKSLLEDVFTSVSLKRTLEKDADSSAAQHPYVIGRCAIADDAAIDLASEAAAAAAPGWAAVPLERRLRLGTLFREELLRRKEEFVEMLVAESHPVKLARWELSCLLQIYSEESINWYAQQMHTEFEEGGRRLIVRRQPDGVVAFNPPQNAPAPSAALAVLAVMAGNAVVVRAPRSIALSTLWVLRDVAAPLLHEVGAPPGTLNVVCANPKQTLDRWITSPLIDDIFYIGGSQEGLRFQEQCVAHGKKPILELAGNDGIIVWKDADLAYAAEAITESFYGSGQICMVPNYVLVHPEIADDLIAEVERQVAGVRPGYPDEEDVLLSPVRRTERFFGLLDRALERGARLVTGGKRTELDGTPSETGVFLQPTVLRVDGLTAAREHDVVRHETFFPLLPIVVPEPDTDEVLLDRFLDFVNTNEYGLRNSLWAKDGNVVDTFVQRVVNGGLLKVNDSHIGFLPYLPSHGGTGLTGGVFGEANYPMLKTSHVQGVSIARDVSPQRTVFGG; this is encoded by the coding sequence ATGAAACCCGGGAAAAAGTTCCACAGTTATGGGCTGTTTATCGCGGGGAAAGACATCGAGGGCGATGGCTGGGTCTACACCGTGAGCGCCAAATCGCTCCTCGAGGATGTCTTCACCAGCGTCAGTCTCAAGCGCACCCTCGAAAAGGACGCGGACTCGTCCGCCGCGCAGCACCCCTACGTCATTGGCCGATGCGCGATAGCCGACGACGCGGCCATCGACCTCGCCAGTGAAGCGGCTGCCGCGGCCGCCCCCGGCTGGGCGGCGGTCCCCCTGGAACGGCGCCTGCGGCTCGGCACCCTCTTCCGCGAGGAACTGCTGCGCCGCAAGGAGGAGTTCGTGGAGATGCTGGTCGCCGAGTCCCACCCGGTGAAGCTGGCCAGGTGGGAGCTGAGCTGCCTGCTCCAGATCTACAGCGAGGAGAGCATCAACTGGTACGCGCAGCAGATGCACACCGAGTTCGAGGAGGGCGGGCGTCGGCTGATCGTCCGTCGCCAGCCGGACGGTGTGGTCGCCTTCAACCCGCCGCAGAACGCTCCGGCGCCCAGCGCGGCCCTGGCCGTCCTGGCCGTGATGGCCGGAAACGCGGTCGTGGTGCGCGCCCCGCGCAGCATCGCGCTGAGCACCCTGTGGGTGCTGCGGGACGTGGCTGCGCCGCTCCTGCACGAGGTGGGAGCACCCCCCGGCACCCTCAACGTGGTCTGCGCCAACCCCAAGCAGACCCTGGACCGCTGGATCACCAGTCCCCTGATCGACGACATCTTCTACATCGGAGGCAGCCAGGAAGGTCTGCGCTTCCAGGAGCAGTGCGTGGCCCACGGCAAGAAGCCGATCCTGGAACTGGCCGGCAACGACGGGATCATCGTCTGGAAGGACGCCGACCTGGCCTATGCCGCCGAGGCGATCACCGAGTCGTTCTACGGCTCCGGGCAGATCTGCATGGTGCCCAACTACGTCCTGGTGCACCCCGAGATCGCCGACGACCTCATCGCCGAGGTCGAGCGGCAGGTCGCCGGCGTGCGGCCGGGCTACCCCGACGAGGAGGACGTCCTGCTGTCGCCGGTGCGCCGCACCGAGCGGTTCTTCGGGCTGCTGGACCGGGCCCTGGAGCGGGGTGCGCGGCTCGTCACCGGCGGCAAGCGCACCGAACTGGACGGAACCCCCTCCGAGACGGGCGTCTTCCTGCAGCCGACCGTGCTGCGGGTGGACGGGCTGACCGCGGCCCGTGAGCACGACGTGGTGCGGCACGAGACGTTCTTCCCGCTGCTGCCGATCGTGGTGCCCGAGCCGGACACCGACGAGGTCCTCCTCGACCGTTTCCTCGACTTCGTCAACACCAATGAGTACGGGCTGCGCAACTCGCTGTGGGCCAAGGACGGGAACGTCGTCGACACCTTCGTACAGCGGGTGGTCAACGGCGGTCTGCTGAAGGTCAACGACTCGCACATCGGCTTCCTGCCCTACCTGCCCAGCCACGGCGGGACCGGCCTGACCGGCGGGGTGTTCGGCGAGGCCAACTACCCGATGCTCAAGACCTCCCACGTCCAGGGCGTCAGCATCGCGCGGGACGTCAGCCCGCAGCGGACCGTCTTCGGCGGCTGA
- a CDS encoding acyl-CoA dehydrogenase family protein, translating to MRSLDVARDTCERFHPGLVKALSDLPFEEREAAGSPVVDLFRSAAGVGLLIPTEYGGPGADPVDAVLVQRAVGSLSPSLAVASTMHHFTAAMLYALADGPDRLTPAQAELLHTVVPGQRLMASGWAEGRTQQNILTPAVTATPVEGGYLLNGAKKPCSLSRSMSLLTASIAVPGADGTPELALALVDSSSPGLTLHPFWGSEVLTAAQSDEVRLTDVFVPEDMVVRTTADDPGRIDDLQNAGFVWFEMLVSAGYAGVAAGLTEEVLARGRGSTSERGTLLIRTESAFQLLLGVARAVRDGAFGEEAVSQVLIARFAAQEALSLATQQALELLGGIDFIRSSEHLRMAASVRPLAFHPPSQGSTVAPLLAYAGGAALDLS from the coding sequence GTGAGATCTCTCGACGTCGCCCGCGACACCTGCGAGCGCTTCCACCCCGGGCTGGTGAAGGCCCTGTCGGACCTTCCGTTCGAAGAGCGCGAGGCGGCCGGCAGCCCGGTCGTCGACCTGTTCCGGTCGGCCGCGGGCGTGGGGCTGCTCATACCCACCGAGTACGGCGGGCCGGGCGCCGACCCGGTGGACGCCGTGCTCGTCCAGCGGGCCGTCGGCTCGCTGTCCCCGTCGCTGGCCGTGGCCTCCACGATGCACCACTTCACCGCCGCGATGCTCTACGCGCTCGCCGACGGCCCGGACCGGCTGACACCCGCTCAGGCCGAGCTGCTGCACACTGTGGTGCCCGGGCAGCGGCTGATGGCCTCCGGCTGGGCCGAGGGCCGAACCCAGCAGAACATTCTCACCCCGGCGGTCACGGCAACCCCGGTCGAGGGCGGCTATCTGCTCAACGGCGCCAAGAAGCCCTGCAGCCTGTCGCGTTCGATGAGCCTGCTGACCGCGAGTATCGCGGTGCCCGGCGCGGACGGCACGCCGGAGCTGGCGCTGGCGCTGGTGGACTCCTCGTCGCCGGGCCTGACCCTGCACCCCTTCTGGGGCAGCGAGGTGCTGACCGCCGCCCAGAGCGACGAGGTGCGCCTGACGGACGTCTTCGTGCCCGAGGACATGGTGGTCCGCACCACCGCGGACGACCCCGGCCGCATCGACGACCTGCAGAACGCCGGCTTCGTCTGGTTCGAGATGCTGGTGTCGGCCGGGTACGCCGGCGTCGCCGCCGGCCTGACGGAGGAAGTGCTGGCCCGCGGGCGCGGCAGCACGAGCGAACGCGGCACCCTGCTGATCCGCACCGAGTCCGCGTTCCAGTTGCTGCTGGGGGTCGCCCGCGCGGTGCGCGACGGGGCCTTCGGCGAGGAGGCCGTCTCCCAGGTACTGATCGCCCGGTTCGCCGCGCAGGAAGCGCTGTCGCTCGCCACCCAGCAGGCGCTGGAGCTGCTGGGCGGCATCGACTTCATCCGCTCCTCCGAGCACCTGCGGATGGCCGCCTCGGTGCGCCCGCTCGCCTTCCACCCGCCGTCCCAGGGCTCCACCGTCGCGCCGCTGCTGGCCTACGCCGGCGGCGCCGCCCTCGACCTGTCCTGA
- a CDS encoding aspartate aminotransferase family protein codes for MTPSVDAPVGQEEEVLQLYRAHLSKGRATLAELFGTHMEVESQGAWLTTSDGERFLNAGGYGVFIMGARHPVVMEEVRRQLETHPVATRILLEPTVARAAEALVSVAPEGLDRVHFALSGAEAVETGLKLARANGRKRTVSMKGGYHGKTLGALSATAKDVYQAPFRPLIPNVVHLPFGDIDALRAELSQHPGEVCVLIEPVQGEGGVVIPPKGYLKQVEEAVREFDGFLVLDEVQTGFGRLGEWWGLDAEGIRPDVLLAGKALGGGVVPVSAALATREAFRPFDKDPYVHTATFSGQPLLMAAVQGTVRAIREEELVPRARELGARLLPRITEIAQRNIPDLVVEVRGQGLLIGVELVEPGLAGELLIELFNHGVVANHSMNGSSVVRFTPPATLTDRDVEFLLDSLDKATVDLVRRSATMPEGGN; via the coding sequence ATGACCCCGAGCGTCGACGCCCCGGTCGGCCAGGAGGAGGAGGTCCTCCAGCTCTACCGGGCCCATCTGAGCAAGGGCCGGGCGACCCTGGCCGAGCTCTTCGGAACCCATATGGAGGTCGAGTCGCAGGGTGCCTGGCTGACCACCTCCGACGGCGAACGCTTCCTGAACGCCGGCGGCTACGGCGTCTTCATCATGGGCGCCCGCCACCCCGTCGTCATGGAGGAGGTGCGCCGGCAGCTGGAGACCCACCCCGTCGCCACCCGCATCCTGCTGGAGCCGACCGTCGCCCGTGCCGCCGAAGCGCTGGTCTCGGTCGCCCCGGAGGGCCTGGACCGCGTGCACTTCGCCCTCTCCGGCGCGGAGGCGGTGGAGACCGGCCTGAAGCTCGCCCGGGCCAACGGCCGCAAGCGGACGGTCTCGATGAAGGGTGGCTACCACGGCAAGACGCTCGGCGCCTTGTCGGCCACCGCCAAGGACGTCTACCAGGCGCCCTTCCGCCCGCTGATCCCCAACGTGGTGCACCTGCCGTTCGGCGACATCGACGCCCTGCGCGCGGAGCTGTCCCAGCACCCGGGCGAGGTCTGTGTGCTCATCGAGCCGGTGCAGGGCGAAGGCGGCGTCGTCATCCCGCCCAAGGGCTACCTCAAGCAGGTCGAGGAGGCGGTCCGGGAGTTCGACGGCTTCCTGGTGCTGGACGAGGTGCAGACCGGCTTCGGCCGGCTCGGCGAGTGGTGGGGGCTGGACGCCGAGGGCATCCGCCCGGACGTCCTGCTGGCCGGCAAGGCGCTCGGCGGCGGTGTCGTGCCGGTCTCGGCGGCCCTCGCCACCCGGGAGGCGTTCCGGCCCTTCGACAAGGACCCCTATGTCCACACCGCGACCTTTTCCGGTCAGCCGCTGCTGATGGCGGCGGTGCAGGGCACCGTCCGCGCGATCCGCGAGGAGGAACTGGTGCCCCGAGCCCGCGAGCTCGGCGCCCGGCTGCTGCCGCGGATCACCGAGATCGCCCAGCGCAACATCCCCGACCTGGTCGTGGAGGTACGCGGCCAGGGTCTGCTGATCGGCGTCGAGCTGGTCGAGCCGGGGCTCGCCGGCGAACTGCTGATCGAGCTGTTCAACCACGGAGTGGTCGCCAACCACTCGATGAACGGCTCCTCCGTGGTGCGGTTCACCCCGCCGGCGACCCTCACCGACCGGGACGTCGAATTCCTGCTCGACTCCCTCGACAAGGCCACCGTCGACCTCGTACGGCGCTCGGCCACGATGCCCGAAGGCGGCAACTGA
- a CDS encoding type II toxin-antitoxin system RatA family toxin: MRHVELHALVRLAFAEEVFATVPRWERYPELAPHVRSTKVHATLPEPVGSSSWELHFRSGLLRWTEEETFFPDRLEIRFEQTDGDFDSFEGVWALHQQGPDVSVVFKADFDFGIPSLASILDPIAERVIRETVAWAVTGFFPGTTILDSDIDLDAAAASSAG, translated from the coding sequence ATGCGACACGTCGAACTCCACGCCCTGGTGCGCCTCGCCTTCGCCGAGGAGGTCTTCGCGACCGTCCCGCGCTGGGAGCGCTACCCGGAACTGGCCCCGCACGTACGGTCCACGAAGGTGCACGCGACGCTGCCGGAGCCGGTCGGCAGCTCCAGCTGGGAACTGCACTTCCGCAGCGGGCTGCTGCGCTGGACGGAGGAGGAGACCTTCTTCCCCGACCGGCTGGAGATCCGGTTCGAGCAGACCGACGGCGACTTCGACAGCTTCGAAGGCGTGTGGGCGCTGCATCAGCAGGGCCCGGACGTCTCCGTCGTCTTCAAGGCCGACTTCGACTTCGGCATCCCGAGCCTCGCCAGCATCCTCGACCCGATCGCCGAGCGCGTCATCCGGGAGACCGTCGCCTGGGCCGTCACCGGTTTCTTCCCCGGCACCACCATCCTCGACTCGGACATCGACCTCGACGCGGCAGCCGCCTCGAGCGCGGGCTGA
- a CDS encoding flavin reductase family protein: protein MRNVTLRKRWSAHDRAMRRLATPVSVLTVEHEGRRHGTTVSTVTRISRRPQVLGVCLKPDSVLAKLATAEGRFAVNVLSGEQGRLARHFAGSARPDGAAQFRGIDWHPAAYSRAPLFHAALAHYDCRVVGRFQVGDHEVLLGAVVHADTAEGDPLISCSGEIFAGTLIPVAENEEGAPLGADPAPIDVGLSLAPPGLPLTTSVEENVPS from the coding sequence ATGAGGAACGTGACACTGCGCAAGCGCTGGAGCGCCCACGACCGGGCCATGCGCCGGCTGGCCACGCCCGTGTCGGTGCTCACCGTCGAACACGAAGGCCGCCGCCACGGCACCACTGTCAGCACGGTGACCCGGATCTCCCGCCGCCCGCAGGTACTGGGCGTGTGCCTGAAGCCCGACTCGGTGCTGGCCAAGCTCGCCACCGCCGAGGGCCGGTTCGCGGTCAACGTACTGAGCGGTGAGCAGGGCCGGCTGGCCCGCCACTTCGCCGGGAGCGCCCGGCCCGACGGCGCCGCCCAGTTCCGGGGCATCGACTGGCATCCGGCCGCCTACTCCCGGGCGCCGCTCTTCCACGCGGCGCTGGCGCACTACGACTGCCGGGTGGTGGGCCGCTTCCAGGTCGGTGACCACGAGGTGCTGCTCGGTGCGGTCGTCCACGCCGACACCGCCGAGGGAGACCCGCTGATCAGCTGTTCCGGGGAGATCTTCGCCGGGACGCTGATCCCGGTCGCGGAGAACGAGGAGGGCGCCCCGCTCGGCGCGGACCCGGCACCGATCGACGTCGGACTG